In Arthrobacter sp. StoSoilB5, one genomic interval encodes:
- the proB gene encoding glutamate 5-kinase translates to MTTRTVEIPDAEVLERQALATAKRIVVKVGSSSLTSIKGGISEKSLTSLVNALADKRNAGTEIILVSSGAIAAGLAPLGLAKRPKDLATQQAAASVGQGLLMARYTQAFSAHGVTVSQVLLTADDLMRRTQHTNAFRALDRLLNLGVVPVVNENDTVATHEIRFGDNDRLAALVAHLVRADALVLLSDVDALYDGPPAHGAKRIPLVRGPQDLEDVTIGKAGKAGVGTGGMMTKVEAASIAAGSGIHALVTSTANAAAALAGQDVGTWFAVNGSRKPVRLLWLAHLATVHGRLMLDDGAVKAVRDRHRSLLPAGISDVSGDFEAGDPVEMVALDGTVVARGLVNYSSEELPRMLGRSTQELGQAMGRGYDREVVHVDDLVLL, encoded by the coding sequence ATGACGACTAGGACTGTCGAAATTCCGGACGCAGAGGTTCTTGAGCGCCAGGCCCTGGCCACCGCCAAGAGGATTGTTGTCAAAGTGGGCTCGTCCTCGCTGACCAGTATCAAGGGTGGCATTTCCGAGAAATCGCTGACGTCGTTGGTTAACGCGCTGGCGGACAAGCGAAATGCCGGTACTGAAATCATCCTGGTTTCTTCGGGTGCCATCGCGGCAGGTCTTGCACCGCTGGGACTTGCCAAGCGCCCGAAAGATCTCGCTACCCAGCAGGCTGCGGCAAGCGTGGGGCAGGGCCTGTTGATGGCGCGCTATACGCAAGCTTTCAGCGCGCACGGCGTCACGGTCAGCCAGGTCCTGCTGACAGCTGACGACCTCATGCGCCGGACGCAGCACACCAATGCTTTCCGCGCCCTGGATCGCTTGCTGAACCTTGGTGTCGTTCCCGTCGTCAATGAGAACGACACCGTGGCCACCCATGAGATCCGTTTTGGGGACAACGACCGCCTCGCAGCCTTGGTGGCACACCTGGTGCGCGCGGACGCACTGGTGCTGCTCTCGGACGTCGATGCCCTGTACGACGGTCCACCCGCCCACGGAGCCAAGCGCATCCCCTTGGTTCGTGGTCCGCAGGACCTTGAGGACGTGACCATTGGCAAGGCAGGCAAAGCCGGCGTAGGTACTGGCGGCATGATGACCAAAGTGGAAGCGGCGTCCATAGCTGCCGGATCAGGGATCCACGCGCTGGTGACGTCAACTGCCAATGCTGCTGCTGCATTGGCGGGCCAGGACGTAGGAACGTGGTTTGCCGTCAACGGCAGCCGCAAGCCCGTCCGGCTCCTATGGCTGGCTCACCTGGCAACGGTTCACGGACGCTTGATGCTCGACGACGGCGCGGTGAAGGCAGTGCGCGATCGGCATAGGTCACTCCTGCCCGCGGGGATATCGGATGTATCCGGAGACTTCGAAGCCGGCGACCCCGTTGAAATGGTGGCATTGGATGGAACCGTGGTTGCCCGTGGGCTGGTGAACTATTCCTCGGAGGAGTTGCCCCGCATGCTGGGACGTTCCACCCAGGAACTCGGGCAGGCGATGGGCCGCGGCTACGACCGCGAAGTTGTTCATGTTGACGACCTCGTGCTCCTTTAG
- the obgE gene encoding GTPase ObgE, which yields MASFVDRVVLHVSGGTGGHGCVSVKREKFKPLGGPDGGNGGNGGDVILRVSAQTTTLLDYHHAPHRHATNGGPGMGDWRGGKNGETLILPVPDGTVVKTKDGEVLADLVGEGAEYVAAAGGQGGLGNASLSSQKRRAPGFALLGIEGESSDIVLELKSIADIALVGFPSAGKSSLIAAMSAARPKIADYPFTTLIPNLGVVQAGEIRFTIADVPGLIEGASEGKGLGHNFLRHVERCAALVHVLDCGTLESDRDPLSDLAIIEAELDKYAVDMSYAGVDGEVVPLNERPKLVVLNKVDLPDGKDMAEFVRPELESRGYRVFEVSATSHEGLRQLGFAMAEIVKAARDAVEIAPPKVAPPILRPRAVNESGFRIRREEKNLEPLFRVLGEKPVRWVKQTDFTNEEAIGYLADRLAKLGVETELFKVGAKPGDTVVIGEDDGVVFDWEPTMMAGAELLATPRGTDIRVADIGDRPTRSQKRDEQLERREAKAAARAELEAERKAGIWTESVSRRRAQPVTEGHLDTGDDD from the coding sequence GTGGCGAGCTTTGTAGACCGGGTAGTCCTGCACGTATCCGGCGGAACCGGCGGCCACGGCTGTGTCTCTGTCAAGCGGGAAAAGTTCAAGCCTCTCGGTGGACCCGACGGCGGCAATGGTGGCAACGGCGGAGACGTTATCCTCCGGGTGTCGGCGCAGACCACCACCTTGCTTGACTACCACCACGCCCCGCACCGCCACGCCACCAACGGTGGCCCGGGCATGGGCGATTGGCGAGGCGGTAAGAACGGCGAAACCTTGATCCTCCCCGTGCCGGACGGCACCGTGGTGAAGACGAAGGATGGCGAGGTCCTCGCCGACCTCGTGGGCGAAGGTGCGGAGTATGTTGCCGCCGCAGGAGGCCAGGGAGGCCTGGGCAACGCCTCACTTTCCTCCCAGAAGCGGCGTGCGCCCGGTTTCGCGCTTCTGGGCATTGAAGGCGAATCCAGCGACATCGTCCTGGAGCTGAAGTCCATCGCAGATATCGCGTTGGTGGGATTCCCCTCCGCTGGAAAATCCAGCCTCATTGCGGCCATGTCCGCTGCCCGGCCCAAGATTGCCGACTACCCCTTTACCACGCTCATTCCCAACCTTGGCGTGGTCCAGGCCGGCGAGATCCGTTTCACCATCGCCGATGTGCCCGGCCTGATCGAAGGCGCCAGCGAGGGCAAGGGCCTTGGCCACAACTTCCTTCGCCACGTTGAGCGCTGCGCGGCCCTGGTTCACGTCCTGGACTGCGGAACCCTGGAATCGGACCGTGATCCACTCTCCGATCTCGCCATCATTGAGGCGGAACTGGACAAGTACGCCGTGGACATGAGCTACGCCGGCGTAGACGGCGAAGTAGTGCCGTTGAACGAGCGTCCCAAGCTTGTTGTCCTGAACAAAGTGGATCTTCCGGATGGCAAGGACATGGCAGAGTTCGTTCGTCCGGAACTCGAATCACGCGGCTACCGTGTGTTCGAAGTTTCGGCAACAAGCCATGAGGGCCTGCGCCAGCTTGGCTTCGCGATGGCGGAAATCGTCAAGGCTGCACGGGATGCCGTAGAGATTGCCCCTCCCAAGGTTGCCCCGCCCATCCTTCGTCCGCGCGCCGTCAACGAGAGCGGATTCCGGATCCGCCGCGAGGAAAAGAACCTCGAGCCGCTGTTCCGCGTGTTGGGCGAGAAGCCTGTCCGCTGGGTCAAGCAGACCGACTTCACCAACGAGGAAGCCATCGGCTACCTGGCTGATCGCCTGGCCAAGCTTGGCGTCGAGACGGAGCTCTTCAAGGTTGGAGCCAAGCCCGGCGATACGGTGGTTATCGGCGAGGACGATGGCGTGGTCTTCGACTGGGAGCCCACCATGATGGCAGGCGCCGAGCTCCTGGCGACTCCCCGTGGTACCGACATCCGCGTCGCGGACATCGGCGACCGTCCCACTCGCTCACAGAAGCGCGATGAACAGCTTGAGCGCCGGGAAGCGAAGGCTGCCGCCCGTGCTGAACTCGAAGCCGAGCGCAAGGCGGGCATCTGGACTGAGTCCGTCAGCCGTCGTCGTGCCCAGCCCGTAACGGAAGGCCACCTGGATACCGGTGATGACGACTAG
- the rpmA gene encoding 50S ribosomal protein L27, with protein sequence MAHKKGASSTRNGRDSNAQRLGVKRFGGQAVSAGEIIVRQRGTHFHPGAGVGRGGDDTLFALEAGAVEFGTRRGRRVVNIVAAAAAE encoded by the coding sequence ATGGCACACAAAAAAGGCGCGAGCTCCACTCGCAACGGTCGTGACTCCAACGCACAGCGCCTCGGCGTCAAGCGTTTCGGTGGCCAGGCAGTTTCCGCAGGCGAGATCATCGTTCGCCAGCGTGGAACCCACTTCCACCCCGGTGCAGGCGTCGGCCGCGGTGGCGACGACACCCTGTTCGCACTCGAGGCCGGTGCGGTTGAGTTTGGTACTCGCCGCGGACGTCGCGTAGTGAACATCGTTGCTGCTGCAGCTGCAGAGTAA
- the rplU gene encoding 50S ribosomal protein L21, giving the protein MVYAIVRAGGRQEKVSVGDYVTLNRVPGGAGSTLELPALLLVDGDKVTSAAADLAKVKVTAEILEDLRGPKIVIQKFKNKTGYKKRQGHRQELTKIKITSIK; this is encoded by the coding sequence GTGGTGTACGCGATTGTCCGCGCAGGCGGCCGCCAAGAAAAAGTTTCCGTTGGAGACTACGTAACGCTGAACCGCGTCCCCGGTGGAGCCGGCAGCACGCTTGAGCTGCCCGCCTTGCTCCTGGTTGACGGCGACAAGGTCACGTCCGCTGCCGCGGACCTGGCCAAGGTCAAGGTCACGGCTGAGATCCTTGAGGACCTTCGCGGTCCCAAGATCGTCATCCAGAAGTTCAAGAACAAGACCGGCTACAAGAAGCGCCAGGGTCACCGTCAGGAACTGACCAAGATCAAGATCACGAGCATCAAGTAA
- a CDS encoding bifunctional hydroxymethylpyrimidine kinase/phosphomethylpyrimidine kinase, with product MTSLPSSPVYPLYPAGSVGGPVPDRQHPRVLSIAGSDPSGGAGIQADLKSIAAHGGYGMAAITALTAQNTLGVSAVHVPPVEFLRQQLDAISSDIEIDAVKIGMLGDASVIHEVRSWLEDVRPAVVVLDPVMVATSGDRLLRETAESALRSLLPLADLVTPNLPELAMLLGEPEALDWATALDQGKRLAADCGTTVLVKGGHLAGTECPDALVNTSGLLRQDVIEVAGPRVDTRNSHGTGCSLSSALATVQARRGDWEASLREVKPWLLQALSAADGLEVGRGSGPIHHFHHLEPTLDPAGQSGEFAARLWAEATPELDGIYGLAFIQGLQSGGLPEPEFNYYLAQDAIYLNGYSRVLARAGALAPTEEEQLFWAKASQTCLEVESELHRNWLSTRPATTQTGPVTKSYVDHLLATSASGSYAVLLAAILPCYWLYAEVGRQLHAAYVDAGAPGDHPYADWLKTYADEEFAAATRKAIDLTDAAALRASAQEREAMVEAFAHSCRYETAFFDAPRLYA from the coding sequence ATGACTTCATTGCCGAGTTCTCCTGTCTACCCCCTTTACCCCGCTGGTAGCGTTGGCGGCCCCGTGCCTGACCGGCAACATCCGCGCGTGCTTAGCATTGCCGGCTCGGATCCGTCCGGAGGCGCCGGAATCCAGGCAGACCTGAAGAGCATTGCTGCACACGGTGGTTATGGAATGGCTGCCATCACGGCGCTGACTGCGCAGAACACCCTTGGTGTCAGTGCAGTCCATGTTCCGCCCGTGGAATTCCTGCGCCAGCAACTGGACGCCATCAGCAGCGACATTGAGATCGATGCCGTCAAGATCGGGATGTTGGGTGACGCGTCTGTCATCCACGAAGTCCGCAGCTGGCTCGAGGACGTGCGTCCCGCCGTCGTGGTCCTTGACCCGGTGATGGTGGCCACCAGTGGCGACCGTCTTCTGCGCGAGACCGCCGAAAGCGCGCTGCGCAGCCTCCTGCCCTTGGCGGATCTCGTCACCCCCAACCTTCCCGAACTGGCCATGTTGTTGGGCGAGCCTGAAGCCCTGGACTGGGCCACTGCGCTTGACCAAGGCAAGCGTCTGGCTGCCGACTGTGGAACCACCGTGTTGGTGAAGGGCGGCCATTTGGCGGGAACGGAATGTCCTGATGCCCTGGTCAATACGAGCGGCTTGCTGCGTCAGGACGTCATCGAAGTGGCTGGTCCCCGCGTGGATACCAGGAACAGCCACGGAACGGGCTGTTCACTCTCCTCGGCATTGGCCACGGTGCAGGCCCGCAGAGGTGACTGGGAAGCGTCCCTCCGGGAGGTTAAGCCGTGGCTGCTGCAGGCCCTCTCTGCGGCCGACGGGCTCGAGGTGGGCAGGGGCAGTGGGCCCATCCATCACTTCCACCATTTGGAGCCAACGCTGGATCCCGCTGGCCAGTCCGGCGAATTTGCCGCGCGGCTGTGGGCGGAAGCCACACCGGAATTGGACGGAATTTACGGCTTGGCCTTCATCCAGGGCCTGCAGTCCGGGGGGCTCCCGGAGCCCGAGTTCAACTACTACCTCGCCCAGGATGCCATCTACCTCAACGGCTATTCCCGCGTTTTGGCCCGCGCCGGTGCACTGGCCCCCACGGAGGAAGAGCAGCTTTTCTGGGCCAAGGCATCGCAGACCTGCCTTGAGGTCGAGTCCGAGCTTCATCGGAACTGGCTGAGCACGCGCCCCGCTACGACGCAGACCGGACCCGTGACCAAGTCGTACGTGGACCACCTCCTGGCCACCTCCGCTTCGGGCAGTTACGCCGTGTTGCTGGCGGCAATCCTGCCCTGCTACTGGCTGTACGCGGAGGTAGGCCGGCAACTTCACGCAGCGTACGTGGATGCAGGCGCACCCGGCGACCACCCGTACGCCGACTGGTTGAAGACGTACGCCGACGAGGAGTTTGCTGCCGCAACCCGGAAAGCGATCGACCTTACGGACGCAGCTGCCCTCAGAGCCTCTGCGCAAGAACGCGAGGCCATGGTTGAGGCCTTCGCACACTCTTGCCGCTACGAGACGGCCTTCTTTGATGCACCCCGGCTCTACGCCTGA
- a CDS encoding Rne/Rng family ribonuclease: protein MDNDQVVAVNDEAAPAETAEAPKKTTRTRRKAAPKEAEAASTEAVAGTEAAAATEPTETPVKAPARRSRARKTTEAAEPLPGFDDQAGAASQPEPEAEPAPEKPVRRRRTTKPKVVEATGPAEAPASEAAPAEENTTPDAASQPALATQGDVPVEGDAPVEEEAEAAEESAPGSTSLFLEPVSITSMIFQAPDLSTVARPAVEDKDEEAEETAEAAPEGELEDAGSRRRRRSRGRRGRRGTEREENEAEDGGESEDDEAPATEALEEGVTSRRRRRRRRGDQDLELTGGSDDDPPNTVTRVRAPRPITETAPSNRVTSVKGSTRLEAKKQRRRESRETGRRRQVITEAEFLARRESVDRQMIVRQRDDRIQIAVLEDGVLAEHFVSKTQQDSLIGNVYLGKVQNVLPSMEAAFVDIGRGRNAVLYAGEVNWDAVNLEGQPRRIENALKSGDSVLVQVTKDPVGHKGARLTSQISLPGRYLVYVPGGSMTGISRKLPDVERNRLKRILKDRLPENAGVIVRTAAEGASEEELTHDINRLRAQWEGIEGQASSTKVLAPELLYGEPDLTIKVVRDVFNEDFSKLIVSGDDAWDTIEAYVTYVAPDLVGRLEKWTKDQDIFAAWRIDEQIHKALERKVFLPSGGSLVIDRTEAMTVVDVNTGKFTGSGGNLEETVTKNNLEAAEEVVRQLRLRDIGGIIVIDFIDMVLESNRDLVLRRLVECLGRDRTKHQVAEVTSLGLVQMTRKRMGTGLLEVFGEQCEHCAGRGVVTHDEPVEHRRANVVAAEHHRPHTEPQQPAARTERKRRRGKGGGPAIAEEPVSAHSTAATPVITATAKESVDPVRQAKAEATRAALATIAAAAHAAHLHDDEVHRAEEQARAAGQHGHTAESVPDAATGDAGGQAAGDAASHEATVREARSTPVLRFGGEEVALPFVEHHEEPSAGKPAMSLDLLAEAFSHLGAAPAAEEVVTDTGSEPATASEASPATASAASAAATGDQPDRSTRSRGGRGRRNRSASRAQGAANETSVEHHEVTAAAAGGTAHEAKAPAAEEPAKKKAADEPIILGVGVPASEL, encoded by the coding sequence ATGGATAATGACCAGGTTGTAGCCGTTAATGACGAGGCAGCTCCCGCGGAAACTGCGGAAGCGCCCAAGAAAACCACGCGGACACGGCGCAAGGCTGCGCCCAAAGAGGCTGAAGCCGCCAGCACTGAGGCAGTTGCCGGTACTGAAGCAGCAGCCGCGACGGAACCGACAGAAACGCCTGTCAAGGCGCCGGCGCGTCGTAGCCGCGCGCGCAAGACAACGGAGGCTGCAGAACCCCTCCCCGGTTTTGATGACCAGGCCGGGGCTGCATCCCAGCCGGAACCGGAAGCCGAACCTGCCCCCGAAAAGCCGGTCCGTCGTCGTCGGACCACCAAGCCCAAGGTCGTTGAGGCAACGGGCCCCGCAGAGGCGCCTGCCTCCGAAGCGGCTCCCGCTGAAGAAAACACGACGCCGGATGCTGCGTCCCAGCCTGCGCTGGCTACCCAGGGCGACGTCCCTGTGGAGGGCGACGCTCCTGTTGAGGAAGAGGCCGAAGCTGCTGAGGAGTCCGCTCCAGGTTCAACATCGTTGTTCCTGGAGCCAGTCTCCATTACGTCCATGATCTTCCAGGCCCCTGATCTCAGCACCGTGGCACGCCCCGCCGTCGAGGACAAGGACGAAGAAGCCGAAGAAACGGCCGAGGCCGCACCGGAAGGCGAGCTTGAAGACGCCGGTAGCCGCCGCCGTCGTCGGAGCCGTGGGCGCCGTGGCCGTCGCGGAACCGAACGCGAAGAAAATGAAGCCGAAGACGGCGGCGAGTCCGAGGACGACGAAGCTCCCGCGACGGAGGCCCTCGAAGAAGGTGTTACGTCGCGGCGGCGTCGTCGTCGCCGCCGTGGCGACCAGGATCTCGAACTGACCGGCGGTTCTGACGATGACCCGCCCAACACGGTGACCCGCGTCCGCGCGCCCCGCCCGATCACTGAGACCGCCCCGTCAAATCGTGTTACCAGCGTCAAGGGTTCCACCAGGCTTGAGGCCAAGAAGCAGCGTCGCCGCGAGTCCCGGGAGACTGGACGCCGGCGGCAGGTCATTACAGAGGCTGAGTTCCTGGCACGCCGCGAGTCCGTTGACCGCCAAATGATCGTTCGCCAGCGCGACGACAGAATCCAGATCGCTGTTTTGGAAGACGGTGTGCTTGCTGAGCACTTCGTTTCCAAGACCCAGCAGGATTCACTGATCGGCAACGTCTACTTGGGCAAGGTTCAGAACGTGCTGCCGTCCATGGAAGCTGCCTTCGTGGATATCGGCCGCGGGCGCAACGCTGTGCTCTACGCCGGCGAAGTGAACTGGGACGCCGTCAACCTTGAGGGACAGCCGCGCCGGATCGAGAACGCCCTCAAGTCCGGCGATTCCGTTCTGGTGCAGGTCACCAAGGACCCCGTTGGCCACAAGGGCGCCCGCCTTACGAGCCAGATTTCGCTCCCCGGCCGCTACCTTGTGTATGTTCCGGGCGGTTCCATGACCGGCATCTCGCGCAAACTGCCCGACGTCGAACGCAACCGCCTCAAGCGCATCCTCAAGGACCGCTTGCCTGAGAACGCCGGCGTGATTGTGCGCACGGCCGCTGAAGGTGCCTCCGAGGAAGAACTGACGCACGACATCAACCGTTTGCGCGCCCAGTGGGAAGGCATTGAAGGCCAGGCGTCCTCCACCAAGGTGCTGGCCCCCGAACTGCTTTATGGAGAACCTGACCTCACCATCAAGGTGGTCCGGGATGTCTTCAACGAGGACTTCTCCAAGCTGATCGTCTCCGGCGACGACGCGTGGGACACCATTGAGGCTTACGTCACGTATGTTGCTCCCGATTTGGTGGGCCGCCTTGAGAAGTGGACCAAGGACCAGGACATTTTTGCTGCCTGGCGGATCGACGAACAGATCCACAAGGCCCTGGAGCGCAAGGTCTTCCTGCCGTCCGGCGGTTCCCTTGTCATCGACCGCACCGAGGCGATGACCGTGGTGGACGTCAACACGGGTAAGTTCACCGGCAGCGGTGGAAACCTGGAAGAAACCGTCACCAAGAACAACCTTGAAGCAGCCGAGGAAGTAGTTCGCCAGCTGCGGCTGCGCGACATCGGCGGCATCATCGTCATCGACTTCATCGACATGGTCCTCGAATCGAACCGTGACCTGGTGCTTCGCCGATTGGTTGAATGCCTGGGCCGTGACCGCACCAAGCACCAAGTGGCTGAAGTCACGTCGCTTGGCCTGGTGCAGATGACGCGCAAGCGCATGGGCACAGGCCTGCTTGAAGTGTTCGGTGAGCAGTGCGAGCACTGCGCCGGACGCGGTGTCGTCACGCATGATGAGCCCGTGGAGCACCGACGCGCCAACGTAGTTGCCGCCGAGCACCACCGTCCACACACAGAACCCCAGCAGCCTGCTGCCCGGACTGAACGCAAGCGTCGCCGTGGGAAAGGTGGGGGACCGGCAATTGCCGAGGAACCAGTCTCCGCTCACAGCACCGCTGCCACCCCAGTAATTACGGCGACTGCCAAGGAGTCCGTTGACCCCGTTCGCCAGGCGAAGGCCGAGGCGACCAGGGCAGCACTTGCCACCATCGCCGCAGCGGCGCATGCCGCCCACTTGCACGACGACGAAGTTCACCGCGCGGAGGAACAAGCCCGCGCTGCGGGCCAGCACGGCCACACTGCCGAATCCGTGCCTGATGCTGCAACCGGCGATGCCGGGGGCCAGGCCGCAGGAGATGCCGCCAGCCATGAAGCAACGGTTCGGGAAGCGCGGTCCACGCCTGTTTTGCGCTTCGGCGGCGAAGAAGTGGCGCTTCCATTTGTGGAACACCACGAGGAACCATCTGCGGGCAAGCCGGCCATGAGCCTGGACCTGCTTGCGGAAGCATTCTCGCACCTCGGTGCTGCACCGGCTGCGGAGGAAGTGGTCACGGATACGGGGTCCGAGCCTGCCACGGCTTCCGAAGCTTCCCCTGCGACTGCCTCTGCGGCCAGCGCTGCGGCCACAGGCGATCAGCCCGATCGTTCTACGCGTTCGCGTGGCGGTCGAGGCCGAAGGAACCGCAGCGCGAGCAGGGCACAGGGAGCCGCAAACGAAACCAGCGTGGAACACCACGAGGTAACTGCCGCGGCCGCAGGTGGAACGGCCCATGAGGCCAAGGCGCCGGCAGCGGAAGAGCCTGCCAAAAAGAAGGCAGCTGACGAGCCCATCATCCTCGGCGTGGGAGTTCCAGCTTCCGAGTTGTAA
- a CDS encoding vitamin K epoxide reductase family protein yields the protein MPSTARGNLANQASTPVEDTSTKAGLLPKAVRDKPFAWLLLITGVVGWLASGTLVLEKLEVLKNPNHITLCDVNPWVSCGAVMQTPQSSVFGFPNMFIGIVAFAVIITTAMGLLAGAKYSRGYWLGLQAGVTLGFAFVVWLWSQALYVINVLCPFCMVVWAVMIPMFVWVTIRNISHGVIKAPSALAKILGDSGWIIVALLYVAVIATIFFAFIHVFAGTSGY from the coding sequence ATGCCAAGCACCGCCAGGGGAAACCTGGCCAACCAAGCCTCCACCCCTGTGGAGGACACGTCCACCAAGGCAGGGCTGCTGCCCAAAGCAGTCCGCGACAAGCCGTTCGCCTGGCTCCTGCTGATCACCGGCGTCGTCGGCTGGCTGGCTTCCGGGACATTGGTACTTGAGAAGCTGGAAGTGCTCAAGAACCCCAACCACATCACGCTCTGCGATGTGAATCCTTGGGTTTCCTGTGGCGCGGTGATGCAGACTCCGCAGAGTTCGGTCTTCGGTTTCCCCAACATGTTCATCGGCATCGTCGCCTTTGCGGTGATCATCACCACTGCCATGGGCCTCCTGGCGGGGGCGAAGTATTCACGCGGGTACTGGCTGGGCCTGCAGGCCGGCGTAACCCTGGGGTTCGCCTTTGTTGTGTGGCTGTGGTCGCAGGCACTGTACGTGATCAACGTGCTCTGCCCGTTCTGCATGGTGGTGTGGGCCGTGATGATCCCCATGTTCGTATGGGTGACCATCCGCAATATCTCCCACGGCGTCATCAAAGCCCCATCGGCACTGGCCAAGATTTTGGGTGACTCCGGTTGGATCATCGTGGCGCTGCTTTACGTGGCCGTCATTGCCACGATCTTCTTCGCCTTCATCCACGTCTTCGCCGGGACGTCGGGTTACTAA
- a CDS encoding DDE-type integrase/transposase/recombinase, with translation MSELKPDMKVRYLVASWPEESPRGAVAAFCREHNVSRSWFYKVRAAAVSGGPAQAMAMRSTKPRTSPNATPAGVTALALHVREALEAQGHDHGPLSVQARMRRDGVEPPSRATLARLFTKAGMVVPEPRKKPRSAYRRFVYPAPNCCWQIDATEWQLENGRKVVIFQLIDDHSRLALASLVAAGETSEAALRVVKHAISKHGVPRKFLSDNGMALNPTRRGRSGALVDYLRSLGVEPITGKPYKPTTQGKNERFHRTLHRFLHKQKPASTIKDLQAQVDTFDHYYNTEREHQALPARMTPQQAWEATEKVPAPSVPVISEIKTQIRRTVRRTVSRLGVVTVVGTHFQVGRDRAGETIHILYDAQRIMFFDGHGTEIISHPRPPRGTKYIGNNKPRGFMANQVSTTS, from the coding sequence ATGAGCGAACTCAAACCCGATATGAAGGTCCGGTATCTTGTCGCCTCGTGGCCTGAGGAGAGTCCTCGAGGTGCCGTGGCAGCCTTCTGCCGCGAGCACAACGTCTCACGGTCTTGGTTCTATAAGGTCAGGGCCGCTGCGGTGTCGGGTGGGCCGGCACAAGCGATGGCTATGCGTTCGACCAAGCCACGTACCAGCCCTAACGCTACTCCCGCAGGGGTCACCGCGTTGGCTTTGCATGTGAGGGAAGCGTTGGAGGCCCAAGGCCATGACCATGGGCCTTTGAGCGTTCAGGCAAGGATGCGCCGGGACGGTGTGGAACCGCCGTCCCGGGCAACGCTTGCCCGGCTCTTTACCAAGGCCGGCATGGTGGTTCCGGAGCCGCGGAAGAAGCCTCGAAGCGCTTACCGCCGGTTCGTATATCCCGCACCGAACTGTTGCTGGCAGATCGACGCCACGGAATGGCAGCTGGAAAACGGGCGGAAGGTTGTGATTTTCCAGCTCATTGATGATCATTCACGCTTGGCCTTGGCGTCACTGGTTGCGGCCGGAGAAACGAGCGAAGCGGCCCTGCGGGTGGTCAAACATGCCATCAGTAAACACGGGGTTCCCCGGAAGTTTCTCTCCGACAACGGCATGGCCCTGAACCCCACACGCAGGGGACGAAGCGGGGCATTGGTGGACTACCTGAGATCTCTCGGAGTCGAACCGATCACGGGCAAGCCCTACAAGCCCACCACCCAGGGCAAGAACGAACGATTCCACCGCACACTGCACCGGTTTCTGCACAAGCAAAAACCGGCTTCAACGATCAAGGATCTTCAAGCCCAGGTCGACACCTTCGACCACTACTACAACACCGAGCGTGAACATCAGGCACTGCCGGCCCGAATGACTCCCCAACAGGCTTGGGAAGCCACCGAGAAAGTGCCCGCCCCCTCGGTCCCCGTGATCTCTGAGATCAAAACCCAGATCCGGCGAACCGTACGAAGAACCGTCAGCCGCCTGGGCGTCGTCACGGTCGTGGGCACGCACTTCCAAGTAGGCAGAGACCGCGCCGGAGAAACAATCCACATCCTCTACGACGCACAACGCATCATGTTCTTCGACGGGCACGGAACCGAAATCATTTCCCATCCGCGCCCGCCAAGAGGAACCAAATACATAGGCAACAACAAACCCCGCGGCTTCATGGCGAACCAAGTGTCCACGACGTCATGA
- the ndk gene encoding nucleoside-diphosphate kinase produces the protein MSIERTLVLIKPDGVARNLSGSILARIEAKGYALAELKKVNATRELLEQHYEEHVGKPFYEPLVEFMLSGPVIAAVFEGHRVIEGFRSLAGTTDPTTAAPGTIRGDFGRDWGLAVQQNLVHGSDSVDSAEREIKIWFAD, from the coding sequence GTGAGCATTGAACGGACCCTTGTCCTGATCAAGCCCGACGGCGTGGCCCGCAACCTCAGCGGAAGCATCCTCGCCCGGATCGAAGCCAAGGGTTACGCCTTGGCTGAGCTGAAGAAGGTCAACGCGACCCGCGAGCTGCTGGAGCAGCACTACGAGGAACACGTGGGCAAGCCGTTCTACGAGCCTCTGGTCGAGTTCATGCTCAGCGGCCCGGTCATTGCAGCTGTCTTTGAGGGCCACCGCGTCATCGAAGGCTTCCGCTCCCTGGCGGGAACCACGGACCCCACCACCGCTGCGCCGGGCACCATCCGGGGCGACTTCGGCCGTGACTGGGGCCTGGCAGTCCAGCAGAACCTCGTTCACGGCTCGGACTCCGTTGACTCGGCCGAGCGTGAGATCAAGATCTGGTTCGCGGACTAG